One segment of Candidatus Falkowbacteria bacterium DNA contains the following:
- a CDS encoding S8 family serine peptidase: MKFYKFFIALIIMVLVVPVFKFDQTSAATNNPDMSTNSIIVKFRNEKNAREIVLTKKQTVEKMLAYYSSLANVEYAEPNYIVRASMIPSDTYFTNQWYLKRINAPDAWNINNKSQTIIIAIVDSGVQVLHPDIKPNIWVNGAEVIGNNKDDDKNGLVDDINGWDFVNNFSDPSPKFKKGFTEGGAIHGTVIAGIAASAGNNNQGVAGVTWQTKIMALKALDDQGNGNMSAVIKSVDYAVAKGANIINLSFVGFNYSRALEEALLRAKKAGVIVVAPAGNEQASVHGLNLNQKPVYPACYHDQAGKKLVIGVAATDGIDQKTNFSGYGSNCIDIAAPGVSFFSTSVYAPDKSAAGKFFNQYYDGYWSGTSMAVPIISGALALIEGTNPNLSAQEVIDILLSTSDDINQLNPEYLSQLGAGRVNLAQAVLEAALKIKNRRAQFAFAQTIGEKPLVRITDSGGNKEKEFLVYNESFLGGLSLAAGDFTGNGNQDIVVAPVKDMEANVKVFNSDGVMLSNFLAYPYTYKGGVNIATADIDGDGKAEIVTAPKAGFEPMVKIFEQNGKLVRSFLAYPKTFKGGVSIAVGDVRDDKKNEIVTAPGKGGIPQIKIFSNQGILLNDFMVAARNENFGFNLALGDLDGNPRRLQSEIIISRQSGAPIIGAYDFRGAKRRQWSAYSSPFSGNVNVIAVDLNRDGFTDIITIPVSGGGPHVRVFNYRGDFEWSFYPYPPEYNHGLAGTVFLTNN, translated from the coding sequence ATGAAATTTTATAAATTTTTTATTGCTTTAATTATCATGGTGCTTGTTGTGCCTGTTTTTAAGTTTGATCAAACTTCAGCAGCAACAAATAACCCTGATATGAGTACTAACTCAATAATAGTTAAATTTCGTAATGAAAAAAATGCTAGAGAAATTGTTTTAACAAAAAAGCAAACTGTTGAGAAAATGCTGGCATATTATTCAAGTCTTGCTAACGTAGAATATGCTGAGCCAAATTATATTGTTAGAGCATCAATGATTCCGTCTGATACTTATTTTACTAACCAATGGTATTTGAAAAGAATTAATGCACCAGACGCTTGGAACATAAATAACAAAAGCCAGACTATTATTATTGCTATCGTTGATTCTGGCGTACAAGTACTGCACCCAGATATAAAGCCAAATATTTGGGTTAATGGTGCAGAAGTTATTGGCAACAACAAAGATGATGATAAGAACGGATTGGTTGATGATATAAATGGCTGGGATTTTGTAAATAATTTTTCTGATCCATCACCGAAGTTTAAAAAAGGTTTTACTGAAGGCGGAGCTATTCACGGTACGGTTATTGCCGGAATTGCAGCCTCAGCGGGAAATAACAACCAGGGCGTGGCTGGCGTGACCTGGCAAACAAAAATAATGGCTTTAAAGGCTTTGGATGATCAGGGCAATGGCAATATGTCAGCGGTTATTAAATCTGTTGATTACGCTGTAGCTAAAGGCGCTAACATTATTAATTTGAGTTTTGTTGGTTTTAATTATAGTCGAGCTTTAGAAGAAGCTTTGCTTCGTGCAAAAAAAGCTGGCGTAATTGTCGTCGCCCCAGCGGGCAATGAACAAGCTTCGGTTCACGGACTTAACCTAAATCAAAAACCAGTTTACCCAGCTTGTTATCATGACCAAGCCGGTAAGAAATTAGTAATTGGTGTAGCAGCGACTGACGGTATAGATCAAAAAACAAACTTTTCTGGTTATGGAAGTAACTGTATTGATATTGCGGCGCCTGGTGTTAGTTTTTTCTCAACCAGCGTTTATGCGCCTGATAAATCTGCGGCAGGAAAATTCTTCAATCAATATTACGATGGTTATTGGTCTGGTACATCAATGGCTGTACCTATCATCAGCGGAGCATTGGCTTTAATTGAAGGAACCAACCCAAATTTATCTGCTCAAGAAGTTATTGATATATTGTTATCTACTTCTGATGATATTAATCAGCTTAATCCAGAGTATCTTAGTCAATTAGGAGCTGGACGAGTTAATCTTGCTCAAGCCGTGTTAGAAGCCGCCTTGAAAATCAAAAATCGTCGCGCTCAGTTTGCTTTTGCACAAACTATTGGAGAAAAGCCACTTGTTAGAATTACTGATAGTGGAGGAAATAAAGAAAAAGAATTCTTAGTTTATAATGAATCATTTTTAGGTGGGCTTAGCTTGGCGGCTGGAGATTTTACTGGTAACGGTAACCAAGACATTGTTGTGGCTCCAGTAAAGGATATGGAAGCTAATGTTAAAGTTTTTAACAGCGATGGTGTTATGTTAAGTAACTTCTTAGCCTATCCTTATACCTATAAAGGCGGAGTAAATATTGCCACAGCTGATATTGATGGTGATGGTAAGGCTGAGATTGTTACAGCGCCAAAAGCCGGCTTTGAACCAATGGTTAAAATTTTTGAACAAAATGGAAAATTAGTCCGTTCATTCTTAGCTTATCCTAAAACATTTAAAGGTGGAGTTTCAATAGCTGTTGGCGATGTGCGCGATGATAAAAAAAATGAAATTGTTACAGCTCCCGGAAAAGGCGGCATTCCCCAAATTAAAATATTCTCCAACCAAGGTATTTTATTAAACGATTTTATGGTGGCCGCACGTAACGAAAATTTTGGTTTTAATTTAGCATTAGGGGATTTAGACGGTAATCCAAGACGCCTGCAATCCGAAATTATTATTAGCCGCCAGAGTGGAGCGCCAATTATTGGAGCTTATGATTTCAGAGGAGCCAAACGTCGTCAGTGGTCAGCTTATTCCTCGCCCTTTAGCGGAAATGTTAATGTTATTGCTGTAGATTTGAATCGAGACGGATTTACCGATATTATTACTATACCGGTCTCTGGAGGCGGCCCTCATGTTAGAGTCTTTAACTATCGAGGGGATTTCGAGTGGTCATTTTATCCATATCCACCCGAATATAATCATGGCTTAGCGGGCACGGTATTTTTAACTAATAATTAA
- a CDS encoding glycosyltransferase family 1 protein: MLIGIDASRANRSHKSGTEWYSYYIIRELAKLDKENQYILYTDKPLLGGLSDLSSEKTDCESPIFKKGFQVIKSPHNNFKAKVLAWPFTFFWTQGRLSLEMLFNSPDVLFVPAHALPIIHPKKSLVTIHDIGFKREEKLYERSGIGAERNTYQAVIDFLVRCLTLGKFGANSFDYLDWSTEFSLKHAKAIITISEFTKNEIKELYKADNTKIKVIYNGYPSDLYKPLSNKPEAERVLSSYGIKQPYIFYVGRLEKKKNIATLIEAFHILKTHHTDLPHRLYLVGDASFGFDDIKYSIHGFGLQNVISTTGWVKEHDLPYIFNCATAFIFPSNYEGFGIPLLQAMASGVPIVASRAASIPEVVGDAAVLFDPASPSDMADALANVLSDENVRKDLIVKGSQRITNYSWSKCAKETLDFISSIV, from the coding sequence ATGTTAATTGGCATTGATGCCAGTCGAGCTAATCGTTCTCATAAAAGTGGAACTGAATGGTATTCCTATTACATTATTAGAGAGTTAGCTAAGCTGGATAAAGAAAATCAATATATATTATACACTGACAAACCGCTACTGGGTGGCTTGTCTGATTTGTCTTCAGAAAAAACAGACTGCGAGTCTCCGATTTTTAAGAAAGGTTTTCAAGTTATTAAGAGTCCACATAATAATTTTAAAGCCAAGGTTTTAGCTTGGCCTTTTACTTTTTTTTGGACACAGGGCAGATTGTCACTGGAAATGCTATTTAATTCACCAGATGTTCTATTTGTGCCAGCTCATGCTTTACCAATTATTCATCCTAAAAAATCATTAGTTACGATTCATGATATTGGTTTTAAGCGTGAAGAAAAACTTTACGAAAGATCCGGTATTGGAGCTGAAAGAAATACCTATCAAGCCGTGATAGATTTTTTGGTTCGTTGCTTAACTTTAGGTAAGTTTGGAGCAAATAGTTTTGATTATCTTGATTGGTCAACTGAATTTTCACTTAAGCACGCCAAAGCCATTATCACTATTTCTGAGTTTACTAAAAATGAAATTAAGGAATTATATAAAGCTGATAATACAAAAATCAAAGTTATTTATAATGGTTATCCAAGCGATTTATATAAACCATTAAGTAATAAGCCTGAGGCCGAAAGAGTTTTATCTTCGTATGGTATTAAACAGCCTTACATTTTTTATGTTGGACGTTTAGAAAAAAAGAAGAACATCGCAACATTGATTGAAGCTTTCCATATTCTTAAAACTCATCACACTGATTTACCACACCGATTATATTTAGTCGGTGACGCAAGTTTTGGTTTTGATGATATAAAATATTCGATTCATGGTTTTGGTTTACAAAATGTTATTTCTACTACTGGTTGGGTTAAAGAGCATGATTTGCCATATATTTTTAATTGCGCCACTGCTTTTATTTTCCCTTCTAATTACGAAGGTTTCGGAATTCCTTTATTGCAGGCTATGGCTTCAGGTGTTCCGATTGTTGCCTCGCGAGCTGCTTCAATTCCAGAAGTGGTCGGCGACGCCGCAGTTTTGTTTGATCCTGCTAGTCCGTCTGATATGGCCGATGCTTTAGCCAATGTTTTGAGTGATGAAAATGTAAGAAAAGATCTCATTGTAAAAGGTAGTCAGAGAATTACTAACTATAGTTGGTCAAAATGTGCGAAAGAGACTTTGGATTTTATTAGTTCCATCGTTTAG